One Glaciihabitans arcticus DNA window includes the following coding sequences:
- a CDS encoding DUF4132 domain-containing protein has product MSHAEADREQAHRARAKLARSHRAMVYRELGAIDRADDLILLRLGRVLAVAQPVRLRHDHVPVPVLALLSDAMNIIFGMAWFEPAMTNWSIERLRGWLVIEGVRDTEADGLIIDLLIGMNGSSVGYEPRGLQTIPGTADFVTSRVDTLVSRLGRFHEDGHYELIRLAGTHPPLAAATVGILADYATGPLAGLRKAALAVLHDVPADLQIPQLEALLDERPASYTPRVIAALERVADAPAAVEALQRALDRNSKGKRGVLLEAAIERLTMFALAPLTTGRVSADIPIPPFEPLVDSPLDEDARAGLRAAIESDRARWLGIIEKERIAEERALATGTPRRYGHSVHQAQAEAANADKALAALAEIADYLGGSAPYPGWDKTRTLAWLDTRKLSALTDAQLARLGVNLERRVVSRIRTRPDGGVDPRAFAEFLVRVGLTEDEAHTLVINAYFTEWSAPQFTSTQMWGYFLEYPTLFDIVLGLASGTAPSAYFDHRGRVLDILADGPLIAPKYLPTVTGLALGEAKTHRIAAQRVIQNRGLAEGIVGQGIGDRNFAVRRVAAEWAVGIGGDWAVTLLSAALEKERHEQVRATLLSALDRLGVDIRAALTPEGLLAEATAGLAKKSPDALYWFPWEELPECRYSASGEPVPEEVLRWWITLAVTLKDPTGLGLIPLYVRTLDTNSQQALGRTVLLSWIVRDITGPDDRQRLTHALKKVSAWVRRWRNEFQLADDESTFLFGDEFEMLEKEAADLHAQSANAERGMVALAGGIPGVELAATVREYMRRHHLKRLQIEALMGVLSLSDDAEATQLLLATARGYRTKSVQETARRLVDAVAARRGWSAEQLADRMVPRIGLDDTGSLSLTFGARDFQARVSDALTLELFDPEGGVLGKLPEPRVSDDLDLAKASKATFASTKKELAAFVTAQRNRLVDAMCEQREWTVEDWSTLVLAHPLLRRVSRGLVWRVVDGDIVRYVQNLADGSLVDAAGDSVTIDGGLVTLAHGTLMTTDQRAEWAGREAAFDQFRAEVPELAADATELAGRSGAESESFRVRSRATSRGWKRGETGDNVNFDEYRRPFSSLGLEAVLLFSGSSLPEESIPVDIGEFGMRRIDVAGRPIGAVPLAEVPPVLLAEMYSDYLWIGEALPGKP; this is encoded by the coding sequence ATGAGCCATGCCGAGGCCGACCGCGAACAGGCCCACCGTGCCCGGGCCAAGCTTGCGCGGTCTCACCGCGCCATGGTCTATCGCGAACTGGGCGCCATCGACCGGGCAGACGACCTGATCCTGCTGAGGCTCGGCCGGGTGCTCGCTGTGGCGCAGCCGGTCCGGCTGCGGCACGACCACGTACCGGTTCCCGTGCTCGCCCTCCTCAGCGACGCCATGAACATCATCTTCGGCATGGCATGGTTCGAGCCCGCGATGACCAACTGGAGCATCGAGCGCCTCCGCGGCTGGTTGGTGATCGAGGGCGTGCGGGACACCGAGGCCGATGGGCTCATCATCGATCTGCTCATCGGGATGAACGGCTCCAGCGTCGGGTATGAACCGCGCGGACTGCAGACGATCCCGGGCACCGCCGACTTCGTGACCTCACGCGTCGACACCCTCGTGTCCCGACTCGGTCGTTTTCACGAAGACGGGCACTACGAGCTCATCCGCCTCGCCGGCACGCACCCGCCGCTCGCGGCGGCCACGGTCGGGATCCTCGCCGACTACGCGACCGGCCCACTCGCAGGTCTGCGCAAGGCCGCGCTCGCCGTACTGCACGATGTGCCTGCCGACCTGCAGATTCCCCAGCTCGAGGCGCTGCTCGACGAGCGCCCCGCCTCCTACACGCCCCGCGTGATCGCCGCACTCGAGCGGGTTGCGGATGCCCCGGCCGCCGTCGAGGCGCTGCAACGAGCCCTGGACCGCAACTCGAAGGGCAAGCGCGGGGTGCTGTTGGAGGCGGCGATCGAGCGTCTCACCATGTTCGCGCTCGCGCCGCTCACCACGGGACGCGTATCCGCCGACATCCCTATCCCGCCCTTCGAGCCTCTGGTCGACAGCCCGCTCGATGAAGACGCCCGGGCGGGCCTGCGAGCGGCCATCGAGAGCGACCGCGCTCGCTGGCTCGGCATCATCGAGAAAGAGCGGATTGCCGAAGAAAGGGCGCTCGCGACCGGCACACCCCGCCGTTACGGGCACAGCGTGCACCAGGCGCAAGCGGAGGCGGCGAACGCGGATAAGGCGCTCGCGGCGCTCGCGGAGATCGCCGACTACCTCGGCGGCAGCGCCCCGTATCCCGGCTGGGACAAGACGCGCACCCTCGCCTGGCTGGACACCCGGAAACTGTCCGCGCTGACCGACGCGCAACTGGCCCGCCTCGGTGTCAACCTCGAACGCCGGGTTGTCTCCCGGATCCGTACGAGGCCCGATGGGGGAGTCGATCCGCGAGCATTCGCCGAGTTCCTCGTGCGGGTCGGGCTCACCGAGGATGAGGCGCACACCCTCGTCATCAACGCGTATTTCACCGAATGGTCGGCACCGCAGTTCACCTCGACGCAGATGTGGGGCTACTTCCTCGAGTACCCCACGCTGTTCGACATCGTGTTGGGGCTCGCGAGCGGCACGGCCCCCAGCGCCTACTTCGACCATCGGGGGCGGGTGCTCGACATCCTCGCGGACGGACCGCTGATCGCGCCGAAGTACCTTCCGACGGTCACCGGCCTCGCCCTGGGCGAGGCGAAGACCCACCGGATTGCCGCGCAGCGCGTCATCCAGAATCGCGGACTCGCCGAGGGGATCGTCGGGCAGGGCATCGGCGATCGCAACTTCGCCGTGCGCCGGGTGGCCGCCGAATGGGCGGTCGGGATCGGCGGAGACTGGGCCGTGACCCTGCTGAGCGCCGCGCTCGAGAAGGAGCGCCACGAGCAGGTACGGGCCACTCTGCTCTCGGCGCTCGACCGCCTCGGCGTGGACATCCGTGCGGCCCTCACGCCCGAGGGACTGCTGGCCGAGGCGACCGCCGGGCTCGCAAAGAAGAGCCCCGACGCCCTGTATTGGTTTCCGTGGGAGGAGCTGCCCGAGTGCCGCTACTCCGCGAGTGGAGAGCCGGTGCCCGAAGAGGTGTTGCGGTGGTGGATCACCCTGGCCGTGACCCTCAAGGATCCGACCGGACTCGGGCTCATCCCGCTCTATGTGCGCACGCTCGACACGAACAGCCAGCAGGCGCTCGGCCGCACCGTGCTGCTGTCGTGGATCGTGCGCGACATCACCGGACCCGATGACCGGCAGCGACTGACCCACGCCCTCAAGAAGGTCTCGGCATGGGTGCGGCGCTGGCGGAACGAGTTCCAGCTCGCGGACGACGAGTCGACCTTCCTCTTCGGCGACGAGTTCGAGATGCTCGAGAAGGAGGCTGCGGATCTCCATGCCCAGTCCGCCAACGCCGAGCGCGGGATGGTCGCCCTCGCCGGCGGTATCCCCGGCGTCGAGCTCGCTGCCACGGTGCGCGAGTACATGCGGCGCCACCACCTCAAACGACTGCAGATCGAGGCCCTGATGGGGGTGCTCTCGCTCTCCGACGACGCAGAGGCCACCCAGTTGCTGCTCGCCACGGCGCGTGGCTACCGCACCAAGTCGGTTCAGGAGACGGCACGTCGACTCGTCGACGCCGTGGCCGCCCGTCGCGGCTGGTCGGCTGAGCAGCTCGCCGACCGCATGGTTCCGCGCATCGGGCTCGACGACACGGGCAGCCTCTCCCTCACGTTCGGCGCGCGGGACTTCCAGGCGCGCGTCTCCGACGCCCTCACCCTCGAGCTGTTCGACCCCGAGGGTGGGGTGCTGGGGAAACTCCCCGAGCCGCGCGTCAGTGATGACCTCGACCTCGCGAAGGCGTCCAAGGCCACCTTCGCCTCAACGAAGAAAGAGCTCGCCGCCTTCGTCACCGCCCAGCGCAACCGTCTCGTCGACGCCATGTGCGAGCAGCGCGAGTGGACGGTCGAGGACTGGTCGACCCTGGTGCTCGCGCATCCTCTCCTGCGCCGAGTGAGCCGCGGGCTCGTCTGGCGCGTCGTCGACGGTGACATCGTGCGGTACGTGCAGAACCTGGCCGACGGGAGCCTCGTCGACGCCGCCGGTGACTCGGTCACGATCGATGGTGGGCTCGTGACCCTCGCGCACGGCACCCTGATGACGACGGATCAGCGTGCCGAGTGGGCTGGCCGGGAGGCCGCGTTCGACCAGTTCCGCGCGGAGGTACCCGAGCTCGCCGCCGACGCGACCGAGCTGGCGGGGCGCTCCGGAGCCGAGAGCGAGAGTTTTCGGGTGCGGTCGCGTGCGACATCCCGAGGCTGGAAGCGCGGCGAGACCGGCGACAACGTCAACTTCGACGAGTACCGGCGCCCGTTCAGCTCGCTCGGTCTCGAAGCCGTGCTGTTGTTCTCGGGCAGTTCGCTGCCCGAGGAGAGCATCCCCGTCGACATCGGAGAATTCGGGATGCGCCGGATCGACGTCGCCGGGCGCCCCATCGGCGCCGTGCCGCTCGCCGAGGTGCCGCCCGTTCTGCTCGCCGAGATGTACAGCGACTACCTGTGGATCGGCGAAGCCCTGCCCGGAAAACCGTGA
- a CDS encoding Fe-S cluster assembly protein HesB, with translation MLTLTDNASTAVKELSERTLGAETTTGGLRIASAQDGFNVAVAAAPEPQDLVVENEGARVFLDEAASASIGDKILDAQKDDTGAIRFALAPAV, from the coding sequence ATGCTTACTCTTACCGACAACGCCAGCACCGCCGTCAAGGAACTCTCGGAGCGCACCCTCGGAGCCGAGACCACCACCGGCGGTCTCCGCATCGCCAGCGCGCAGGACGGCTTCAACGTCGCCGTCGCTGCAGCGCCTGAGCCCCAGGACCTTGTGGTTGAGAACGAAGGCGCGCGCGTCTTCCTCGACGAGGCCGCATCCGCCAGCATCGGGGACAAGATCCTCGACGCACAGAAGGACGACACCGGAGCTATTCGGTTCGCCCTCGCACCGGCGGTCTAG
- a CDS encoding carboxymuconolactone decarboxylase family protein produces the protein MIIQTIPESEATGLVAESYAADRADLGYVPLHTKAMNLNPEALQAFEQLTGAIGGALGTRRYRLVTLAAARGARSAHCRLAHGRASLALFDEDQLTGIALDYRSAGLSDAEVAMMEFAEKVSRDASSMTDDDSRRLREHGFSDTEIVNIALAAAVRNYYSRAVQALAIEVEELPGLSASLHAALVSGL, from the coding sequence ATGATCATCCAGACGATTCCGGAATCCGAGGCGACAGGGCTTGTCGCCGAGTCCTACGCGGCGGACCGTGCCGACCTTGGCTACGTGCCGCTGCACACGAAGGCGATGAACCTGAATCCCGAGGCACTGCAGGCGTTCGAGCAGCTGACCGGCGCCATCGGCGGGGCGCTCGGCACCCGTCGATACAGGCTCGTGACACTGGCCGCCGCCCGGGGCGCCCGCTCGGCACACTGTCGACTCGCGCACGGCCGTGCGAGCCTCGCCTTGTTCGACGAGGACCAGCTCACCGGCATCGCCCTCGACTACCGGTCGGCGGGACTGAGTGACGCCGAGGTCGCGATGATGGAGTTCGCGGAGAAAGTGAGCCGCGATGCGTCATCCATGACCGATGATGATAGCCGGCGGCTGCGAGAGCACGGCTTCAGCGACACCGAGATCGTGAACATCGCCCTCGCAGCCGCCGTTCGCAACTACTACAGCCGCGCGGTGCAGGCGCTCGCGATCGAGGTCGAGGAGCTGCCGGGGCTCTCCGCCTCGCTCCACGCGGCCCTGGTCAGCGGGCTCTAG
- a CDS encoding CCA tRNA nucleotidyltransferase, giving the protein MAQLSLLDLTPGARAVVEACRRVGARPLVVGGAIRDALLGVASKDLDIEVHGVTDRALLLAALAEVGAVAEQGASFDVIAVRVDGADLDLSISDAPIDLAFSRRDFTINAMGWDPITDELIDPFGGQRDLARAILRHTSASFGDDPLRVLRGVQFVGRFGFALAAETKGVCRELAPRFDELATERVWEEWRKLARRARFWPEALDALKQTGWLAHFPDLDATRGVKQDPIWHSEGDVFTHLGLAAGKAAEFAERDGLSDTDREVAVLAALVHDFGKVTHTEIGERITSHGHAEAGVEPARAFLAEIGAPRHVEARILPVVREHMAHVSMQGSPSRPAVRRLMRRLGDASIHDWARVVDADCAGRGASSKASPAGAWVTIAESIGGAPARGLLTGEHLIARGLRPGPEFGRILGEALAAQDDEVFADEAGAVEWFDARAR; this is encoded by the coding sequence GTGGCGCAGCTGAGCCTGCTCGACCTCACGCCCGGCGCGAGAGCCGTCGTCGAGGCCTGCCGCCGCGTGGGCGCCCGCCCGCTCGTGGTCGGCGGCGCGATCCGGGATGCGCTGCTCGGCGTCGCCAGCAAGGACCTCGATATCGAGGTGCACGGTGTCACCGATCGTGCGCTCCTGCTGGCTGCGCTCGCCGAAGTGGGGGCGGTCGCGGAGCAGGGCGCATCCTTCGATGTCATCGCGGTTCGAGTTGACGGCGCGGATCTCGACCTCAGCATCTCGGATGCCCCGATCGACCTCGCCTTCTCGAGGCGGGATTTCACCATCAACGCGATGGGCTGGGATCCGATCACCGACGAGCTCATCGACCCCTTCGGCGGTCAGAGGGACCTGGCAAGAGCGATCCTGCGCCATACCTCGGCGAGCTTCGGCGACGACCCGCTGCGGGTGCTGCGCGGTGTGCAGTTCGTTGGCCGGTTCGGATTCGCGCTCGCCGCGGAGACGAAGGGCGTGTGCCGCGAGCTCGCCCCGCGCTTCGACGAGCTCGCGACCGAGCGGGTGTGGGAGGAGTGGCGCAAGCTGGCACGCCGCGCCCGATTCTGGCCGGAAGCGCTCGACGCTCTGAAGCAGACCGGCTGGCTCGCGCACTTTCCCGACCTGGATGCGACGCGCGGCGTTAAGCAGGACCCGATCTGGCACAGCGAGGGCGACGTCTTCACGCACCTCGGCCTCGCCGCGGGCAAGGCGGCAGAGTTCGCCGAGCGCGACGGGCTGAGTGACACCGACCGCGAGGTGGCGGTGCTCGCGGCCCTTGTTCACGACTTCGGTAAGGTCACCCACACGGAGATCGGTGAGCGCATCACCTCGCACGGTCATGCCGAGGCGGGGGTCGAGCCTGCGCGCGCGTTCCTCGCCGAGATCGGGGCGCCGCGACACGTGGAGGCCCGCATCCTGCCGGTCGTGCGCGAGCACATGGCGCACGTCTCGATGCAGGGCTCGCCGTCGCGGCCCGCTGTGCGCAGGCTCATGCGTCGGCTCGGGGATGCGTCGATCCACGACTGGGCGCGGGTCGTCGATGCGGACTGCGCGGGACGTGGGGCGTCATCCAAGGCCAGTCCGGCGGGCGCCTGGGTCACCATCGCGGAGAGCATCGGCGGGGCACCCGCGCGCGGGCTGCTCACCGGCGAGCATCTCATCGCGCGCGGGCTGCGGCCCGGCCCGGAGTTCGGGCGCATCCTCGGCGAAGCGCTTGCCGCCCAGGACGACGAGGTCTTCGCCGACGAGGCGGGCGCCGTCGAGTGGTTCGACGCTAGAGCCCGCTGA
- the nadE gene encoding ammonia-dependent NAD(+) synthetase, translated as MRAEQQRIIADLHVSPNVDPAAEIERRVGFLVEYLKKTGAKGLVLGISGGQDSSLAGRLCQLAVEQLRAEGSDASFVAVRLPYTVQADEEDAQLALSFIKPDRTITFNIHRAVDGFEAEFDESVEEMIDFTKGNVKARSRMIAQYAIAGQLGYLVVGTDHAAEAVTGFFTKFGDGGADVLPLTGLNKRQGKSLLQALDAPARLYEKLPTADLLDDNPGQTDEANLGLKYSDLDDFLEGLDVPDEVAEAIEARYRATEHKRQVPVSLFDEWWRS; from the coding sequence ATGCGCGCAGAACAGCAGAGAATCATCGCCGACCTCCACGTGTCACCGAACGTCGACCCCGCCGCGGAGATCGAGCGCCGTGTCGGCTTCCTCGTCGAGTACCTGAAGAAGACGGGCGCCAAGGGCCTCGTGCTCGGCATCAGCGGCGGACAGGACTCGAGCCTCGCCGGCCGCCTCTGCCAGCTCGCGGTCGAGCAGTTGCGCGCGGAGGGATCGGACGCCAGCTTCGTCGCCGTGCGCCTGCCGTACACGGTGCAGGCCGATGAGGAGGATGCCCAGCTCGCACTCTCGTTCATCAAGCCCGATCGCACCATCACCTTCAACATCCATCGCGCTGTCGACGGCTTCGAGGCGGAGTTCGACGAGTCGGTGGAGGAGATGATCGATTTCACCAAAGGCAACGTCAAGGCGCGCTCGCGCATGATCGCCCAGTACGCGATCGCCGGACAACTCGGCTATCTGGTGGTCGGCACCGACCACGCCGCCGAGGCGGTCACCGGCTTCTTCACCAAATTCGGCGACGGTGGCGCAGACGTACTTCCCCTCACCGGACTGAACAAGCGCCAGGGCAAATCCCTGCTGCAGGCGCTGGATGCCCCGGCTCGCCTCTACGAGAAGCTCCCCACCGCCGATCTCCTCGACGACAACCCTGGCCAGACGGATGAAGCCAACCTGGGGCTGAAGTACTCGGATCTCGATGACTTCCTCGAAGGACTCGACGTACCCGACGAGGTTGCCGAGGCGATCGAGGCCCGCTACCGCGCCACCGAGCACAAGCGCCAGGTGCCGGTGTCGCTGTTCGACGAGTGGTGGCGCAGCTGA
- a CDS encoding LON peptidase substrate-binding domain-containing protein: MDRDLPMFPLGSVLFPHMPVQLRVFEQRYMVMLAEILDVEPSEFGVVLIERGQEVGGGEQRFSAGTIARIAELEGAEGFVALVAEGANRFVVEEWLDDAPYPRARVRELPDLVWDEELEPLRERAEKLVRRALAVASEFADQQWAADVSLSGDPLESSWQLAAISPLGPLDQVALLRVESLKELLDLVIELTEGVDATFGSLLEAGDEDVEEI; the protein is encoded by the coding sequence ATGGACCGCGACCTGCCCATGTTTCCGCTCGGCTCCGTGCTGTTCCCGCACATGCCCGTACAGCTGCGGGTCTTCGAGCAGCGCTACATGGTGATGCTGGCCGAGATTCTCGATGTAGAGCCGTCCGAATTCGGGGTGGTGCTCATCGAGCGCGGCCAGGAGGTCGGCGGCGGCGAGCAGCGGTTCTCCGCCGGCACGATCGCGCGCATCGCCGAGCTCGAGGGCGCCGAGGGCTTCGTCGCGCTGGTCGCGGAGGGTGCGAACCGCTTCGTTGTAGAGGAGTGGCTGGATGACGCCCCCTACCCGCGCGCCCGCGTCCGCGAGCTGCCCGACCTGGTCTGGGACGAGGAACTCGAGCCGCTGCGCGAGCGCGCCGAGAAGCTCGTGCGTCGAGCCCTCGCCGTGGCCAGCGAATTCGCCGACCAGCAATGGGCTGCGGATGTCTCGCTCTCGGGTGACCCCCTCGAATCCAGTTGGCAGCTCGCTGCGATCTCGCCGCTCGGCCCGCTCGACCAGGTGGCCCTGCTGCGCGTGGAATCCCTGAAGGAGCTGCTCGACCTCGTCATCGAACTCACCGAGGGCGTCGACGCGACCTTCGGCAGCCTGCTCGAGGCCGGCGACGAGGACGTCGAAGAGATCTAG
- a CDS encoding TetR/AcrR family transcriptional regulator: MAWDTEKTKTLLLDAATAEFSTFGLAGARVDRIAATAGVNKERIYQYFGKKDDLFGIVLARQLAAVMSEIAITGKGVDAVVDYAGRVFDYQAAHPELARLTFWEGLERDEPTALETRIAGGIDKVRRLREALPDISEDDARELLLTVLTLCDGWQVLRNMDRVYTGTVERTAARDAARRRAVLATVEAYTRELVG, translated from the coding sequence ATGGCCTGGGATACCGAGAAGACGAAAACGCTTTTGCTGGATGCGGCCACCGCCGAATTCAGCACCTTCGGCCTGGCCGGCGCACGAGTCGATCGCATCGCCGCGACCGCCGGAGTCAATAAGGAGCGCATCTACCAGTACTTCGGCAAAAAAGACGACCTGTTCGGCATCGTGCTGGCCCGCCAGCTCGCCGCGGTCATGAGTGAGATCGCGATCACCGGAAAGGGCGTCGACGCTGTCGTCGACTACGCCGGGCGGGTGTTCGATTACCAGGCGGCGCATCCCGAACTGGCACGACTGACCTTCTGGGAGGGCCTCGAACGCGACGAGCCCACCGCGCTCGAGACACGCATCGCAGGCGGCATCGACAAAGTGCGCCGCCTGCGCGAGGCGCTGCCCGACATTTCAGAGGATGACGCCCGGGAGCTCCTGCTCACCGTGCTCACGCTCTGCGACGGCTGGCAGGTGCTGCGCAACATGGACCGGGTGTACACCGGCACCGTGGAGCGTACGGCGGCGCGCGACGCGGCCCGCCGCCGGGCCGTGCTCGCCACCGTCGAGGCGTACACGCGCGAGCTGGTCGGCTAG
- a CDS encoding excalibur calcium-binding domain-containing protein: MKLRTRISAVVFAAIIATPALMGASSATASPSSGLVSMGAAGGTFANCTALNKKYPHGVGKKGAKDKVSGASKPVKTFTVSTSVYNKNKKSDRDKDGIACEKK, from the coding sequence ATGAAGCTCCGCACACGCATCTCGGCCGTCGTCTTCGCGGCGATCATCGCCACACCGGCTCTGATGGGCGCCTCGAGCGCCACTGCATCACCGTCCAGCGGTCTCGTCTCGATGGGTGCTGCCGGCGGGACCTTCGCCAACTGCACGGCTCTCAACAAGAAGTACCCGCACGGTGTCGGAAAGAAGGGCGCAAAGGACAAGGTCAGCGGCGCGAGCAAGCCCGTCAAGACCTTCACCGTCAGCACCTCGGTCTACAACAAGAATAAGAAGTCGGACCGCGACAAGGACGGCATCGCCTGCGAGAAGAAGTAA
- a CDS encoding ABC-F family ATP-binding cassette domain-containing protein, whose amino-acid sequence MSMIRLNDVNVSFEKTPVLREAFFRLETSDRVGLIGRNGSGKSTLLKLALEQVSADSGTVTIEPGTKFGYFSQFSELNGTQTILEVLDGLFDEIHAAERELAEIDAAMALPDADYDPLIHRQSELFEQMERLDGWDYQRHIDTALTTLGFTQAHRESAIDELSGGWRNRAALAKILLEKPDVLLLDEPTNYLDVAGVEWLESWFKSFRGAAIIVSHDRKFLDAVVTRIIEVENFHLQEYPGNFAEYVIQKQFRLKTLEAQFQHESELLAFEAEGIADRREAAKNASKGLGKELSKIKKARAPRPVDEIITEIYRGLHVKDVLCRVESLSKSYGDKLLFEDLTLEIRRGNRIVVLGSNGSGKSTLLRVLMGEEKADHGRADWVGGAKVISYNQVLAELDDEDTVTHAVNAMPDSLALTATRKSVGRFLSMFQFSEADLKQRIGNLSGGQRARVAMAQCLLSGASVLVLDEPTNHLDMASTQVMERALIHFPGAVVVVSHDRFFTDKIATRRLVFDAATPGVIAVGAA is encoded by the coding sequence ATGAGCATGATCCGCCTGAACGACGTGAACGTCAGCTTCGAGAAGACGCCCGTTCTGAGGGAGGCGTTCTTCCGCCTCGAAACCAGCGATCGGGTCGGCCTGATCGGTCGCAATGGCTCCGGAAAGTCCACCCTGCTCAAGCTCGCCCTCGAGCAGGTGTCGGCGGATTCCGGCACCGTGACCATCGAGCCCGGCACCAAGTTCGGCTACTTCTCGCAGTTCTCCGAGTTGAACGGCACGCAGACGATCCTCGAGGTGCTCGACGGACTCTTCGACGAGATCCACGCGGCGGAACGCGAACTCGCCGAGATCGATGCCGCGATGGCTCTACCCGATGCCGACTACGACCCGCTCATCCACCGCCAGTCGGAGCTGTTCGAGCAGATGGAGCGACTCGATGGCTGGGATTACCAGCGCCACATCGACACCGCGCTGACCACCCTCGGCTTCACCCAGGCGCACCGCGAGAGCGCGATCGACGAGCTCTCCGGCGGCTGGCGCAACCGCGCGGCCCTGGCGAAGATCCTGCTCGAGAAGCCCGATGTTCTGTTGCTGGATGAACCGACGAACTACCTCGACGTCGCGGGGGTCGAGTGGCTCGAGTCGTGGTTCAAGAGCTTCCGCGGCGCCGCGATCATCGTCTCGCACGATCGCAAGTTCCTCGACGCCGTGGTCACGCGGATCATCGAGGTGGAGAACTTCCACCTGCAGGAATATCCGGGCAATTTTGCGGAGTACGTTATCCAGAAGCAATTCCGGCTGAAGACGCTTGAAGCGCAGTTCCAGCACGAGTCCGAGCTGCTCGCCTTCGAGGCCGAGGGCATCGCCGATCGACGCGAGGCTGCCAAGAACGCCAGCAAGGGCCTCGGCAAGGAGCTTTCGAAGATCAAGAAGGCGCGCGCACCGCGACCGGTCGACGAGATCATCACCGAGATCTACCGCGGCCTGCACGTCAAGGACGTGCTGTGCCGGGTGGAGAGCCTCAGCAAGTCGTACGGCGACAAGCTGCTGTTCGAGGACCTCACGCTGGAGATCCGCCGCGGCAACCGCATCGTGGTGCTCGGCTCGAACGGCTCGGGCAAGAGCACCCTGCTGCGTGTGCTCATGGGCGAGGAGAAGGCAGACCACGGCCGTGCCGACTGGGTCGGCGGTGCCAAGGTCATCTCGTACAACCAGGTACTCGCCGAACTCGACGACGAGGACACCGTCACCCACGCTGTCAACGCCATGCCCGACAGCCTCGCCCTCACCGCCACACGCAAGTCGGTAGGGCGCTTCCTGTCGATGTTCCAGTTCTCCGAGGCTGACCTCAAGCAACGCATCGGCAACCTGTCGGGCGGCCAGCGGGCTCGCGTCGCGATGGCCCAGTGCCTGCTGAGCGGCGCATCCGTTCTGGTTCTGGATGAGCCCACCAACCACCTCGACATGGCGAGCACGCAGGTCATGGAGCGAGCGCTCATCCACTTCCCGGGAGCGGTGGTCGTCGTCAGCCATGACAGGTTCTTCACCGACAAGATCGCGACGCGGCGACTCGTGTTCGACGCGGCGACGCCCGGCGTGATCGCGGTCGGGGCGGCGTAG